The following proteins are co-located in the Limanda limanda chromosome 5, fLimLim1.1, whole genome shotgun sequence genome:
- the grsf1 gene encoding G-rich sequence factor 1, with the protein MSRRPLLLLLRSLAAVRPGSLPGAATLRAGFTQHRARSSSTRAGFLQGGCPLLSAVKSSQLGLCTKAGPPLEDEYPPREDEYPPLPAYQSVPEPEKKEVFIVQVKGVPWACTAQDLLHFFSDCRIRDGLKGIHLTLDKLGRSSGRAFIELEHEEDVNKALEKHRQYMGPRYVEVSEVTNSDAEAILNKAVTAPAESWVVKLRGLPFSCCQDDIAHFFSGLDIAQNGVTVVTDHRGRNSGEAFVQFVSQEAADGALKRDRDSIGNRYIEVFPSSTEEIHSSWRKKKGMSPPGGVQPGNRNASSAQTNHRTGSPPSSTAPLHYIHMRGLPYQASGEDIVKFFSPLAVSRILIECGADGRRSGEAGVYFTSHQDAAAALTRNRQYIGERYVELFMNSASDSNGR; encoded by the exons ATGTCCCGCCggccgctgctgctcctgctgcggAGCCTCGCCGCGGTGAGACCGGGCTCGTTACCCGGAGCTGCGACCCTCAGAGCCGGCTTCACTCAGCACAGAGCCCGGTCCTCGAGCACCAGAGCCGGCTTCCTCCAGGGAGGCTGCCCGCTGCTGTCCGCGGTGAAGAGCTCTCAGCTCGGCCTCTGCACCAAG gctggACCCCCGTTAGAGGACGAGTACCCCCCCCGTGAGGACGAGTACCCCCCCCTCCCGGCCTACCAGAGCGTCCCGGAGCCAGAGAAGAAGGAGGTGTTCATCGTGCAGGTGAAGGGAGTACCCTGGGCGTGTACAGCTCAGGACCTCCTGCACTTCTTCTCTG ACTGCCGGATCCGGGACGGGCTGAAGGGGATCCACCTCACCCTGGACAAGCTGGGGAGGTCGTCGGGTCGAGCCTTCATCGAGCTGGAGCACGAGGAGGACGTGAACAAAGCGCTGGAGAAGCACCGGCAGTACATGGGCCCGCGATACGTGGAAG TGTCCGAGGTGACGAACAGCGACGCTGAGGCGATCCTGAACAAGGCCGTGACGGCTCCGGCTGAGAGCTGGGTGGTGAAGCTGAGGGGTCTCCCCTTCTCCTGCTGCCAGGACGACATCGCCCACTTCTTCTCAG GTTTGGATATTGCGCAGAACGGCGTCACGGTCGTCACGGACCACAGAGGAAGAAACTCCGGCGAGGCCTTTGTGCAGTTCGTCTCTCAGGAAGCAGCAGACGGCGCtctgaagagagacagagacagcatCGGAAACAG ATACATCGAGGTGTTTCCCAGCTCGACTGAGGAGATCCACTCcagctggaggaagaagaaggggaTGAGTCCTCCGGGCGGCGTTCAGCCGGGGAACAGGAACGCCTCCTCCGCACAGACCAACCACAGAACAG GTTCTCCACCGAGCTCCACGGCGCCGCTTCACTACATCCACATGCGAGGTCTTCCCTACCAGGCGTCCGGAGAAGACATCGTGAAG ttcttctctcctctcgccGTCTCCAGGATCCTGATCGAGTGCGGCGCCGACGGCCGGCGGAGCGGCGAGGCCGGCGTTTACTTCACGAGTCACCAggacgccgccgccgccctgACCAGGAACAGACAGTACATAG GGGAAAGATACGTTGAGTTGTTCATGAACTCTGCATCAGATTCTAACGGGAG ATGA
- the rufy3 gene encoding protein RUFY3, whose amino-acid sequence MAEQDAPPEGLHGPGPRSSSDGTGHADSPDETLSPTSVIYFREALSSANVRFGKPGSGKPGSGSPAPLRHYDFQIERIESKRRSKNPKDPIAIERLNLMNMAKLSIKGLIESALNLGRTLDSDYAPLQQFFVVMEHCLKHGLKTKKTFLGQNKSFWGALELVEKLTPEAGEITASVKDLPGLKTPLGRGRAWLRLALMQKKLSDYMKTIINRKDLLSEFYEANALMMEEEGAVIAGLLVGLNVIDANLCMKGEDLDSQVGVIDFSMYLKDGGHSSKSAEGDGQITAILDQKNYVEELNRHLSASVNNLQAKVDALEKSNTKLTEELAVANNRIITLQEDVERVQEESSYQLESRKALRNDSAPDGQALGETRKQLKEETVLRLDVEKELEVQIGMKQEMELSMKMLEKDICEKQDALVDLRQQLEDLRAINQQLSHKSQSTEASSKQKSEVISRLEEKINQMSGTVKQLESRCKQAERERELALEANRLFKQEFGDKIESLQAEVEQLRRSRSNLDHELRRERERHHLVAGPRPPSPPRQRRLTENSTNQLPDSPSGKRDIEALHVGHEDRTSLSSSLSLSHHEDEQEESLVEINEPSVCTMCEQDDSLLKTKKQCKNCSGVFCESCVSNELPLASSILPETVCVPCYSLLLQQYASTPT is encoded by the exons atggcgGAGCAGGATGCCCCGCCGGAGGGCTTGCACGGCCCGGGCCCACGGAGCTCCTCGGACGGGACCGGACACGCTGACAGCCCGGACGAGACCTTGTCCCCGACCTCGGTGATTTACTTCAGGGAGGCGCTGAGCTCCGCGAACGTCCGGTTCGGGAAGCCGGGCTCCGGGAAGCCGGGCTCCGGGTCCCCGGCTCCGCTGCGGCACTACGACTTCCAGATCGAGAGGATCGAGTCCAAGCGCAGGAGCAAGA ATCCCAAGGATCCCATCGCGATTGAAAGGCTGAACCTGATGAACATGGCCAAGCTGAGCATCAAGGGCCTGATCGAATCTGCTCTGAACCTGGGACGCACACTGGACTCCGACTACGCTCCGCTCCAGCAGTTCTTTGTGGTGATGGAGCACTGTCTGAAGCACGGCCTGAAAA CTAAGAAGACCTTCCTGGGGCAGAACAAGTCCTTCTGGGGGGCGTTGGAGTTGGTGGAGAAGCTGACGCCTGAAGCAGGAGAGATCACTGCCAGCGTCAAAGACCTGCCGGGCCTCAA AACTCCTCTAGGAAGAGGTCGGGCCTGGTTACGACTCGCTCTGATGCAGAAGAAGCTCTCAGACTacatgaagaccatcatcaacAGGAAGGAcctgctcag TGAATTCTACGAGGCCAATGCtctgatgatggaggaggaaggagccgTCATCGCCGGGCTGCTCGTTGGACTGAACGTCATCGACGCCAATCTGTGCATGAAGGGAGAGGACCTGGACTCGCAG GTCGGAGTGATCGATTTCTCCATGTACCTCAAAGATGGAGGCCACAGCAGTAAGAGTGCAGAGGG tgACGGTCAGATCACAGCGATTCTCGATCAGAAGAATTACGTCGAGGAGCTGAACAGACATTTAAG tgCTTCAGTAAATAACCTCCAGGCCAAGGTGGACGCTCTGGAAAAGTCCAACACGAAGCTCACAGAGGAG CTTGCCGTGGCAAATAACAGGATCATCACTCTACAAGAAGACGTGGAGCGAGTACAAGAGGAGAGCTCGTATCAGCTGGAGTCCAGAAAG GCTCTAAGAAACGACTCGGCACCAGATGGACAAGCGCTCGGTGAAACACGCAAGCAGCTCAAAGAGGAAACTGTGCTCAGATTG GACgtggagaaggagctggaggtgcAGATCGGGATGAAGCAGGAGATGGAGCTGTCGATGAAGATGCTGGAGAAGGACATCTGTGAGAAGCAGGACGCTCTGGTGGatctcaggcagcagctggaggatcTTCGTGCCATCAACCAACAGCTCAGCCACAAGTCACAG AGCACAGAGGCCAGCTCGAAACAGAAGAGTGAGGTCATCTCTCGCCTGGAGGAGAAAATCAACCAGATGTCTGGGACAGTAAAACAGCTGGAGAGCAG ATGCAAGCAGGCGGAGCGGGAGCGGGAGCTGGCGCTGGAGGCCAACCGGCTCTTCAAGCAGGAGTTCGGAGACAAGATCGAGAGTCTGCAGgcggaggtggagcagctgaggaggagcag GTCGAACCTGGATCACGAGCtgaggagagagcgagagcggcATCATCTCGTCGCTGGTCCCAGACCTCCCAGTCCTCCGAGGCAGAGGAGACTCACAGAGAACTCAACCAAC cagctcccagaTTCTCCGTCAGGGAAAAGAGACATTGAGGCGCTTCACGTTGGACACGAGGACAGAACCAGTCTGAGCTCCAGTTT atCTTTGTCTCATCACGAGGATGAACAG GAGGAGTCGTTGGTGGAGATCAACGAGCCGTCCGTGTGCACCATGTGTGAGCAGGACGACTCCCTCCTGAAGACTAAG aaACAGTGTAAGAACTGCAGCGGCGTCTTCTGTGAGAGCTGCGTGTCCAACGAGCTGCCGCTGGCGTCCTCCATCCTCCCAGAGACGGTGTGCGTCCCCTGCTactcgctgctgctgcagcagtaCGCCTCCACGCCAACATGA